The Fortiea contorta PCC 7126 genome has a segment encoding these proteins:
- the hemN gene encoding oxygen-independent coproporphyrinogen III oxidase has translation MVFLLPGVKFDLDMIKKYDHPAPRYTSYPPATELSSTFTDVDFQSAIAASNQRKTPLSLYFHIPFCQSACYFCGCNTVISSNKNIAKPYLEYLVKDIQNTAALIDAERTVLQIHWGGGTPNYLEIEQIEFLWKHIRQNFTIDPQAEISIEINPRYVDRNYILFLRQIGFNRISFGIQDFNPEVQIAVNRVQPEAMLFDVMNWIKAAEFDSVNVDLIYGLPHQTQQTFRETVQKTIALDPDRIVVFNFAYVPWLKPAQKHIPEAALPLPQEKLEILKMTIEELTSNEYLFIGMDHFAKSNDELAIAQLNGSLKRNFQGYTTHGETELFGFGATSISMLEDAYAQNHKQLKDYYQAIDAGILPTSKGIKLTQDDIIRRQAIMSIMSHFHLHKRDIEEKYHIKFDAYFAYELEVLQLLAADGLVSLSKHNIEITDIGRLLVRNIAVIFDSHTRTREQHFSRAI, from the coding sequence ATGGTTTTTTTATTACCTGGTGTAAAATTTGATCTGGATATGATCAAGAAATACGATCATCCTGCACCTAGATATACTAGTTACCCACCGGCTACAGAGTTAAGCTCTACATTTACTGACGTTGACTTTCAAAGTGCGATCGCTGCATCAAATCAAAGAAAAACTCCACTATCTTTGTATTTCCACATCCCATTTTGCCAAAGTGCTTGTTACTTCTGTGGCTGTAATACGGTAATTTCCAGCAACAAAAATATTGCCAAACCTTATTTAGAGTATTTGGTGAAAGATATCCAAAACACTGCAGCTTTAATTGATGCAGAAAGAACAGTGCTGCAAATTCATTGGGGTGGTGGTACTCCTAACTATTTGGAAATTGAACAAATAGAATTCTTGTGGAAGCATATTAGACAAAATTTCACCATCGATCCACAAGCAGAAATCTCAATAGAGATTAACCCCCGTTATGTTGATAGAAATTATATTTTATTTCTCAGACAAATTGGGTTTAACCGCATTAGTTTCGGTATTCAAGATTTTAACCCAGAAGTGCAAATAGCAGTAAATCGCGTCCAGCCGGAAGCAATGCTATTTGATGTGATGAACTGGATTAAAGCAGCCGAATTTGACAGTGTGAATGTGGATTTAATTTATGGTTTACCCCATCAAACCCAGCAGACTTTTCGAGAGACAGTACAAAAAACTATTGCATTAGACCCTGATAGAATTGTGGTCTTCAATTTTGCGTATGTACCTTGGTTAAAACCAGCACAAAAACATATTCCCGAAGCAGCGCTACCCCTCCCCCAGGAAAAGCTAGAAATTTTGAAAATGACCATTGAAGAATTGACGAGTAATGAGTATCTATTTATCGGGATGGATCACTTTGCTAAATCTAACGACGAATTAGCGATCGCTCAACTAAACGGCAGCCTCAAGCGCAACTTTCAGGGTTATACTACCCACGGGGAAACCGAACTATTTGGTTTTGGAGCCACCTCAATTAGTATGCTAGAAGATGCTTACGCCCAAAACCATAAGCAATTAAAGGATTATTACCAAGCGATTGATGCCGGGATTTTACCGACAAGCAAAGGTATAAAACTAACACAAGATGACATAATTAGACGCCAAGCGATTATGAGCATCATGTCCCATTTTCATCTGCATAAGCGAGATATTGAAGAGAAATATCACATCAAATTTGACGCTTATTTCGCCTATGAATTAGAAGTATTGCAACTTCTAGCAGCAGATGGACTAGTGAGTTTATCAAAACACAACATCGAAATTACAGACATTGGTAGATTGCTAGTGAGAAATATTGCAGTCATCTTTGATAGCCATACAAGAACCAGAGAGCAGCATTTTTCCCGTGCAATTTGA
- a CDS encoding GlsB/YeaQ/YmgE family stress response membrane protein: MNLIVWVVLGLLAGAIAKAIYPGYQGGGILSTMILGIVGAFIGGTLFTLFRTGTLQITAAGAGLSIPGLIVAVIGAIVAIYLWGLFTRRSNA; the protein is encoded by the coding sequence ATGAATTTAATTGTTTGGGTGGTATTGGGACTTTTGGCTGGTGCGATCGCTAAAGCGATTTACCCCGGTTATCAAGGCGGTGGAATCCTTTCCACAATGATTCTTGGTATTGTTGGTGCTTTTATTGGTGGTACTTTATTTACGCTTTTCCGAACAGGAACTTTACAAATCACCGCCGCTGGTGCTGGGTTAAGTATTCCTGGTTTAATTGTTGCCGTAATTGGTGCAATTGTTGCTATTTATCTCTGGGGATTATTCACTAGAAGAAGCAACGCCTAG
- a CDS encoding DUF3891 family protein: MIVNATNNGWEIIYHRAHALLAAQLAGQWRRKNAPARLYETLAAISHHDDLEKEWEEDNLSPAGAPLDFTLQPPGFSDKLASLVSNALYRGRWVALLISKHVSRLNEPIRGKSPEVDNFLDEQLENQKRWTQELDIAQEDVDAAYAFMQWCDRLSLILCQQELPADERFLEISKGPDGQRYDIMQRSDQTVFVEPWPFEDDKFTVNIETCDLSQVKFNSSAELTQALKEAPIKPLEWHFVKS, encoded by the coding sequence GTGATTGTCAACGCTACAAACAACGGCTGGGAAATTATTTACCATCGTGCTCATGCTTTACTAGCCGCTCAATTAGCAGGACAATGGCGACGCAAAAATGCACCAGCACGACTATACGAAACCTTAGCCGCAATTTCCCACCACGACGACTTAGAAAAAGAGTGGGAAGAAGATAATTTGAGTCCCGCAGGTGCGCCCTTAGACTTTACATTACAACCACCAGGTTTTAGCGATAAGCTAGCTAGCTTAGTTAGCAACGCTCTCTATCGAGGAAGGTGGGTGGCGCTATTAATCTCGAAGCATGTTAGTCGATTAAATGAGCCAATTCGGGGTAAATCACCAGAAGTTGACAATTTTCTCGATGAGCAACTGGAAAACCAAAAACGTTGGACTCAAGAGCTAGATATCGCGCAGGAAGACGTTGACGCTGCATATGCATTCATGCAATGGTGCGATCGCCTTTCTTTGATATTATGTCAGCAAGAGTTACCCGCAGATGAGCGCTTTTTAGAAATTAGCAAAGGGCCTGATGGCCAACGCTATGACATTATGCAGCGCAGCGATCAAACGGTATTTGTTGAACCCTGGCCTTTTGAAGATGATAAGTTTACTGTCAATATCGAAACCTGCGACCTTTCACAAGTAAAATTCAACAGCAGTGCAGAGCTAACTCAAGCTCTTAAAGAAGCGCCGATTAAGCCATTAGAATGGCATTTTGTCAAGAGTTAG
- a CDS encoding RrF2 family transcriptional regulator, translated as MELSNKSEYALLALLELASRYSSGESLQIRQMATLQDIPNRYLEQLLATLRRRGLIKSIRGAKGGYVLARDPQKITLLEAWSCIEGVEAVVTPKKQYPGTLENQVIHEIWQEARQAANSVLEHYTLHDLCERRSKKRHKELMYYI; from the coding sequence GTGGAACTCTCCAACAAATCTGAATACGCACTTCTAGCCCTGTTAGAGCTGGCGAGTCGCTACTCTAGTGGCGAATCTCTGCAAATACGACAGATGGCAACCTTACAAGATATACCGAATCGCTACTTAGAACAATTACTAGCGACCTTAAGACGCCGAGGACTGATTAAAAGCATTCGTGGCGCCAAAGGTGGCTATGTTCTAGCCAGAGATCCGCAGAAGATTACATTACTAGAAGCTTGGAGCTGTATTGAGGGCGTAGAAGCCGTTGTCACCCCTAAGAAGCAGTATCCCGGAACACTGGAAAATCAAGTAATCCATGAAATTTGGCAAGAAGCGCGTCAAGCAGCTAATTCGGTGCTAGAACATTACACCCTTCATGACCTATGCGAACGTCGAAGTAAAAAAAGACACAAAGAACTGATGTATTATATCTAA